In Amycolatopsis coloradensis, one genomic interval encodes:
- a CDS encoding M1 family metallopeptidase, translating to MRSKTRAGFAGLTAGVVSVLLAGTAAAAPAPGSIGIGDPYYPHAGNGGYDVAHYDLRLTYQPSTDLLSGATTILLTATQDLSAFNLDFGLKVSSVRVGNRPAKFATSTDGTGELTVTPASPLKKGQTATVVVAYADTPSKVKIDGFTAWKKTPDGALAVDEPQSAAWWFPSNDHPTDLATYDVSVEVPNDVAALSNGTLVRKTVQRPGWTRWNWRSTKPQATYLTSLEVGKFEVNEQTTPDGKPFITAYGADLGESLGAAKASIERTPEITEFLASKFGPYPFEAQGGVVTTGITFALENQTRPVYGARAFRSGSNTSIVAHEQAHQWFGDSVTLGKWSEIWLNEGFASYGEFLWSEETGEGTADELAQYIYDSVPAEDPFWQVLPADPGADNQFDAAVYDRGALAVHALRKAVGDDTFFRILQTWQQVKKAKSAVIPEFIALAEKISGKPLYDLFQTWLYTKGKPAASPNGTQALRAAVAPVAPKSYAQIKATHEFLAERHAH from the coding sequence ATGCGCTCGAAGACTCGCGCCGGCTTCGCCGGATTGACCGCGGGCGTCGTCTCGGTGCTGCTCGCGGGCACCGCGGCGGCCGCGCCCGCGCCCGGCTCGATCGGTATCGGCGACCCGTACTACCCGCACGCCGGGAACGGCGGCTACGACGTCGCTCACTACGACCTCCGGCTGACCTACCAGCCGTCCACCGACCTGCTGTCCGGCGCCACGACGATCCTGCTCACCGCGACGCAGGACCTCTCGGCGTTCAACCTCGACTTCGGGCTGAAGGTGTCGAGCGTCCGGGTCGGCAACCGGCCCGCGAAGTTCGCGACATCGACCGACGGCACCGGTGAGCTGACCGTCACGCCGGCCTCGCCGCTGAAGAAAGGCCAGACGGCGACGGTCGTCGTCGCCTACGCGGACACGCCGTCGAAGGTGAAGATCGACGGCTTCACCGCCTGGAAGAAGACCCCGGACGGCGCGCTGGCCGTCGACGAACCGCAGAGCGCGGCCTGGTGGTTCCCGTCCAACGACCACCCGACCGACCTGGCCACCTACGACGTCTCGGTCGAGGTCCCGAACGACGTCGCCGCGCTGTCGAACGGCACGCTCGTGCGCAAGACGGTGCAGAGGCCGGGCTGGACGCGCTGGAACTGGCGCAGCACCAAACCGCAGGCGACGTACCTCACGTCGCTGGAGGTCGGCAAGTTCGAGGTGAACGAGCAGACCACGCCGGACGGCAAGCCGTTCATCACCGCCTATGGCGCAGACCTCGGCGAATCGCTCGGCGCGGCCAAGGCCAGCATCGAGCGGACGCCGGAGATCACCGAATTCCTCGCTTCGAAGTTCGGGCCCTACCCGTTCGAGGCGCAGGGCGGCGTCGTCACCACCGGCATCACCTTCGCGCTGGAGAACCAGACACGGCCGGTCTACGGCGCCAGGGCCTTCCGGTCCGGCTCCAACACCTCGATCGTGGCGCACGAGCAGGCGCACCAATGGTTCGGCGACAGCGTCACGCTCGGCAAGTGGAGTGAGATCTGGCTGAACGAGGGTTTCGCCTCTTACGGCGAGTTCCTGTGGTCGGAGGAGACCGGCGAGGGCACCGCCGACGAACTCGCCCAGTACATCTACGACTCGGTGCCCGCCGAGGACCCGTTCTGGCAGGTCCTGCCCGCCGACCCGGGCGCGGACAACCAGTTCGACGCGGCCGTCTACGACCGCGGCGCGCTCGCGGTGCACGCGTTGCGCAAGGCTGTGGGTGACGACACGTTCTTCCGGATCCTGCAGACCTGGCAGCAGGTGAAGAAGGCCAAGTCCGCGGTGATCCCGGAGTTCATCGCGCTGGCGGAGAAGATCTCGGGCAAGCCGCTGTACGACCTGTTCCAGACGTGGCTGTACACCAAGGGCAAGCCCGCGGCGAGCCCCAACGGCACGCAGGCTCTCCGGGCCGCTGTGGCGCCTGTCGCACCGAAGT